From the Heliangelus exortis chromosome 25, bHelExo1.hap1, whole genome shotgun sequence genome, one window contains:
- the IKBKE gene encoding inhibitor of nuclear factor kappa-B kinase subunit epsilon isoform X4, with translation MVDFGSSLGSVPAQPWPGGRLAAAGQEGSHRVFPSPAAGLEMQSTPNYLWSTEDLLGQGATACVYKARNKKSGELVAVKVFNNASYLRPQEVQMREFEMLRKLNHKNIVKLFAVEEMGSSRQKVLVMEFCSSGSLLNVLEDPANAFGLAESEFLIVLQCVVAGMNHLRENGVVHRDIKPGNIMRLMGEDGQSIYKLTDFGAARELDDDEKFVSVYGTEEYLHPDVYERAVLRKPQQKAYGVTVDLWSIGVTFYHAATGSLPFVPFGGPRRNKEIMYKITTEKPPGAIAGVQRQENGSIEWSYELPVTCQLSVGLKNQLIPILANILEVDQEKCWGFDQFFAESNDILQRIVVDVFSLQQASLYRIYIHPYNTTTKFLDAVFKQTNIVPHHQEYFFEGHLYELDPNLQAHNFCSTTEHNPLTLLSTAEQPEEVVGVRYRDPALDFPKFVPKVDVVADCSVAKSVVGAGHQALRIARALRCCRDLLGRGLHWVIGNLKTECSRILEQRRGAMAVLGCLQLTEVKTPGLYEAVPAGSKGLALKEVAMVKRRLQMVSEELSQCSHDIFDFQGVLDGILAELVKHRQQVHEDKSLARFPPNLIPSLPSLP, from the exons ATGGTGGATTTTGGCAGCTCCTTGGGCTCCGTCCCTGCGCAGCCTTGGCCAGGTGGGAGGTTGGCAGCTGCCGGCCAGGAGGGATCTCATCGGGTTTTCCCATCTCCAG CGGCTGGGCTGGAGATGCAGAGCACCCCAAACTATCTCTGGAGCACCGAGGACCTCTTGGGCCAGGGAGCCACTGCCTGTGTCTACAAAGCTCGCAACAAG aAATCTGGGGAGCTGGTTGCTGTGAAGGTCTTTAATAATGCCAGCTACCTCCGGCCTCAGGAAGTCCAGATGAGAGAGTTTGAGATGCTGAGGAAGCTGAACCACAAGAACATTGTTAAATTATTTGCTGTGGAGGAGATG ggcagcagcagacagaaggTGCTGGTGATGGAGTTCTGCTCCAGTGGCAGTTTGCTCAACGTCCTGGAGGACCCAGCCAATGCTTTTGGCCTGGCTGAGTCTGAGTTCCTCATCGTGCTGCAGTGTGTGG TGGCAGGGATGAACCATCTCCGGGAGAACGGTGTGGTCCACAGGGACATCAAACCTGGGAACATCATGAGGCTGATGGGGGAGGACGGGCAGAGCATCTACAAGCTGACAGATTTTGGGGCTGCCCGGGAGCTGGATGATGACGAAAAGTTTGTGTCCGTCTACGGGACGGAGGAGTATCTT CATCCGGACGTGTACGAGCGCGCAGTGCTGCGGAAGCCCCAGCAGAAGGCGTACGGAGTCACCGTCGACCTCTGGAGCATCGGTGTCACCTTCTACCACGCTGCCACTGGCAGCCTGCCCTTTGTCCCCTTCGGGGGACCTCGCAGGAACAAGGAGATCAT GTACAAAATCACCACTGAGAAGCCTCCTGGGGCCATCGCGGGGGTGCAGAGGCAGGAGAACGGGAGCATCGAGTGGAGCTATGAGCTGCCTGTCACCTGCCAGCTCTCAGT ggggcTGAAGAACCAGCTGATCCCTATTCTGGCCAACATCCTGGAGGTGGATCAGGAGAAATGCTGGGGATTTGACCAGTTTTTTGCAGAATCCAATGACATTTTGCAGAGGATTGTGGTCGATGTCTTCTCCCTCCAGCAGGCTTCCTTGTATCGCATCTACATCCACCCCTACAACAC taCCACCAAGTTTTTAGATGCTGTCTTCAAACAGACAAATATAGTCCCTCACcatcaagaatattttttcGAAGGCCATCTCTACGAGCTGGATCCTAATCTACAAGCTCATAACTTCTGCAGTACCACAGAGCACAACCCTCTGAccctgctgagcactgctgagcaACCAGAAGAGGTGGTGGGGGTGAGATACAGAGACC CGGCGCTCGACTTCCCCAAATTTGTCCCCAAGGTGGACGTGGTGGCCGACTGCAGTGTAGCCAAG AGCGTGGTGGGTGCGGGGCACCAAGCGCTGCGCATCGCCCGAGCCCTGCGGTGCTGCCGGGACCTGCTGGGCAGAGGCCTCCACTGGGTGAT TGGGAACCTGAAGACAGAATGCTCCCGGAttttggagcagaggaggggggccatggcagtgctgggctgcctgcagctcaCCGAGGTGAAGACCCCAGGGCT gtaCGAAGCTGTTCCTGCGGGCAGCAAGGGGCTGGCCCTGAAGGAGGTGGCGATGGTGAAGAGGAGGCTGCAGATG gtcTCCGAGGAGctctcccagtgctcccacGACATTTTTGACTTCCAAGGGGTGCTGGATGGCATTTTGGCCGAACTGGTGAAGCACAGGCAGCAAGTGCATGAAGACAAAAG CCTGGCCAGATTTCCCCCCAAcctcatcccttcccttccttccctgccctga
- the IKBKE gene encoding inhibitor of nuclear factor kappa-B kinase subunit epsilon isoform X2: MVDFGSSLGSVPAQPWPGGRLAAAGQEGSHRVFPSPAAGLEMQSTPNYLWSTEDLLGQGATACVYKARNKKSGELVAVKVFNNASYLRPQEVQMREFEMLRKLNHKNIVKLFAVEEMGSSRQKVLVMEFCSSGSLLNVLEDPANAFGLAESEFLIVLQCVVAGMNHLRENGVVHRDIKPGNIMRLMGEDGQSIYKLTDFGAARELDDDEKFVSVYGTEEYLHPDVYERAVLRKPQQKAYGVTVDLWSIGVTFYHAATGSLPFVPFGGPRRNKEIMYKITTEKPPGAIAGVQRQENGSIEWSYELPVTCQLSVGLKNQLIPILANILEVDQEKCWGFDQFFAESNDILQRIVVDVFSLQQASLYRIYIHPYNTTTKFLDAVFKQTNIVPHHQEYFFEGHLYELDPNLQAHNFCSTTEHNPLTLLSTAEQPEEVVGVRYRDPALDFPKFVPKVDVVADCSVAKSVVGAGHQALRIARALRCCRDLLGRGLHWVIGNLKTECSRILEQRRGAMAVLGCLQLTEVKTPGLYEAVPAGSKGLALKEVAMVKRRLQMVSEELSQCSHDIFDFQGVLDGILAELVKHRQQVHEDKSIRQIECCLEKMQLIHKQFKKARTCPRLSYNEEQIHKLDKVNLGHLARKILSIFQDKCVQQYQKALALHSGRMRKVAEVGKQLKRLSSRISACSLEMQECQDCLQSALDKLLQTESQNLAPAPPMPSPLHLSHEMIFRMQKVVEQMRSVSRELQFNNRIIEQ; encoded by the exons ATGGTGGATTTTGGCAGCTCCTTGGGCTCCGTCCCTGCGCAGCCTTGGCCAGGTGGGAGGTTGGCAGCTGCCGGCCAGGAGGGATCTCATCGGGTTTTCCCATCTCCAG CGGCTGGGCTGGAGATGCAGAGCACCCCAAACTATCTCTGGAGCACCGAGGACCTCTTGGGCCAGGGAGCCACTGCCTGTGTCTACAAAGCTCGCAACAAG aAATCTGGGGAGCTGGTTGCTGTGAAGGTCTTTAATAATGCCAGCTACCTCCGGCCTCAGGAAGTCCAGATGAGAGAGTTTGAGATGCTGAGGAAGCTGAACCACAAGAACATTGTTAAATTATTTGCTGTGGAGGAGATG ggcagcagcagacagaaggTGCTGGTGATGGAGTTCTGCTCCAGTGGCAGTTTGCTCAACGTCCTGGAGGACCCAGCCAATGCTTTTGGCCTGGCTGAGTCTGAGTTCCTCATCGTGCTGCAGTGTGTGG TGGCAGGGATGAACCATCTCCGGGAGAACGGTGTGGTCCACAGGGACATCAAACCTGGGAACATCATGAGGCTGATGGGGGAGGACGGGCAGAGCATCTACAAGCTGACAGATTTTGGGGCTGCCCGGGAGCTGGATGATGACGAAAAGTTTGTGTCCGTCTACGGGACGGAGGAGTATCTT CATCCGGACGTGTACGAGCGCGCAGTGCTGCGGAAGCCCCAGCAGAAGGCGTACGGAGTCACCGTCGACCTCTGGAGCATCGGTGTCACCTTCTACCACGCTGCCACTGGCAGCCTGCCCTTTGTCCCCTTCGGGGGACCTCGCAGGAACAAGGAGATCAT GTACAAAATCACCACTGAGAAGCCTCCTGGGGCCATCGCGGGGGTGCAGAGGCAGGAGAACGGGAGCATCGAGTGGAGCTATGAGCTGCCTGTCACCTGCCAGCTCTCAGT ggggcTGAAGAACCAGCTGATCCCTATTCTGGCCAACATCCTGGAGGTGGATCAGGAGAAATGCTGGGGATTTGACCAGTTTTTTGCAGAATCCAATGACATTTTGCAGAGGATTGTGGTCGATGTCTTCTCCCTCCAGCAGGCTTCCTTGTATCGCATCTACATCCACCCCTACAACAC taCCACCAAGTTTTTAGATGCTGTCTTCAAACAGACAAATATAGTCCCTCACcatcaagaatattttttcGAAGGCCATCTCTACGAGCTGGATCCTAATCTACAAGCTCATAACTTCTGCAGTACCACAGAGCACAACCCTCTGAccctgctgagcactgctgagcaACCAGAAGAGGTGGTGGGGGTGAGATACAGAGACC CGGCGCTCGACTTCCCCAAATTTGTCCCCAAGGTGGACGTGGTGGCCGACTGCAGTGTAGCCAAG AGCGTGGTGGGTGCGGGGCACCAAGCGCTGCGCATCGCCCGAGCCCTGCGGTGCTGCCGGGACCTGCTGGGCAGAGGCCTCCACTGGGTGAT TGGGAACCTGAAGACAGAATGCTCCCGGAttttggagcagaggaggggggccatggcagtgctgggctgcctgcagctcaCCGAGGTGAAGACCCCAGGGCT gtaCGAAGCTGTTCCTGCGGGCAGCAAGGGGCTGGCCCTGAAGGAGGTGGCGATGGTGAAGAGGAGGCTGCAGATG gtcTCCGAGGAGctctcccagtgctcccacGACATTTTTGACTTCCAAGGGGTGCTGGATGGCATTTTGGCCGAACTGGTGAAGCACAGGCAGCAAGTGCATGAAGACAAAAG CATCCGGCAGATCGAGTGCTGCCTGGAGAAGATGCAGCTGATCCACAAGCAGTTCAAGAAAGCCAGGACGTGTCCCC ggctgagctaCAACGAGGAGCAAATCCACAAGCTGGATAA GGTGAATTTAGGACACCTGGCCAGGAAGATTCTGTCGATTTTCCAGGATAAATGTGTCCAGCAGTACCAGAAGGCCCTGGCTCTCCACAGTGGCAGGATGAG GAAAGTTGCAGAGGTTGGGAAGCAGCTGAAGAGGCTCAGCAGCCGCATCAGCGCCTGCAGCCTGGAGATGCAGGAGTGCCAGGACTGCCTGCAGAGT gctctggaCAAGCTTCTGCAGACAGAGAGCCAGAATTtagccccagctcctcccatGCCTTCACCCCTCCATCTGAGCCACGAGATGATTTTTCG GATGCAGAAGGTGGTGGAGCAGATGAGGTCGGTATCCCGGGAGCT
- the IKBKE gene encoding inhibitor of nuclear factor kappa-B kinase subunit epsilon isoform X1: protein MVDFGSSLGSVPAQPWPGGRLAAAGQEGSHRVFPSPAAGLEMQSTPNYLWSTEDLLGQGATACVYKARNKKSGELVAVKVFNNASYLRPQEVQMREFEMLRKLNHKNIVKLFAVEEMGSSRQKVLVMEFCSSGSLLNVLEDPANAFGLAESEFLIVLQCVVAGMNHLRENGVVHRDIKPGNIMRLMGEDGQSIYKLTDFGAARELDDDEKFVSVYGTEEYLHPDVYERAVLRKPQQKAYGVTVDLWSIGVTFYHAATGSLPFVPFGGPRRNKEIMYKITTEKPPGAIAGVQRQENGSIEWSYELPVTCQLSVGLKNQLIPILANILEVDQEKCWGFDQFFAESNDILQRIVVDVFSLQQASLYRIYIHPYNTTTKFLDAVFKQTNIVPHHQEYFFEGHLYELDPNLQAHNFCSTTEHNPLTLLSTAEQPEEVVGVRYRDPALDFPKFVPKVDVVADCSVAKSVVGAGHQALRIARALRCCRDLLGRGLHWVIGNLKTECSRILEQRRGAMAVLGCLQLTEVKTPGLYEAVPAGSKGLALKEVAMVKRRLQMVSEELSQCSHDIFDFQGVLDGILAELVKHRQQVHEDKSIRQIECCLEKMQLIHKQFKKARTCPRLSYNEEQIHKLDKVNLGHLARKILSIFQDKCVQQYQKALALHSGRMRKVAEVGKQLKRLSSRISACSLEMQECQDCLQSALDKLLQTESQNLAPAPPMPSPLHLSHEMIFRMQKVVEQMRSVSRELQFNNRIIEQLSEAAPTPGI, encoded by the exons ATGGTGGATTTTGGCAGCTCCTTGGGCTCCGTCCCTGCGCAGCCTTGGCCAGGTGGGAGGTTGGCAGCTGCCGGCCAGGAGGGATCTCATCGGGTTTTCCCATCTCCAG CGGCTGGGCTGGAGATGCAGAGCACCCCAAACTATCTCTGGAGCACCGAGGACCTCTTGGGCCAGGGAGCCACTGCCTGTGTCTACAAAGCTCGCAACAAG aAATCTGGGGAGCTGGTTGCTGTGAAGGTCTTTAATAATGCCAGCTACCTCCGGCCTCAGGAAGTCCAGATGAGAGAGTTTGAGATGCTGAGGAAGCTGAACCACAAGAACATTGTTAAATTATTTGCTGTGGAGGAGATG ggcagcagcagacagaaggTGCTGGTGATGGAGTTCTGCTCCAGTGGCAGTTTGCTCAACGTCCTGGAGGACCCAGCCAATGCTTTTGGCCTGGCTGAGTCTGAGTTCCTCATCGTGCTGCAGTGTGTGG TGGCAGGGATGAACCATCTCCGGGAGAACGGTGTGGTCCACAGGGACATCAAACCTGGGAACATCATGAGGCTGATGGGGGAGGACGGGCAGAGCATCTACAAGCTGACAGATTTTGGGGCTGCCCGGGAGCTGGATGATGACGAAAAGTTTGTGTCCGTCTACGGGACGGAGGAGTATCTT CATCCGGACGTGTACGAGCGCGCAGTGCTGCGGAAGCCCCAGCAGAAGGCGTACGGAGTCACCGTCGACCTCTGGAGCATCGGTGTCACCTTCTACCACGCTGCCACTGGCAGCCTGCCCTTTGTCCCCTTCGGGGGACCTCGCAGGAACAAGGAGATCAT GTACAAAATCACCACTGAGAAGCCTCCTGGGGCCATCGCGGGGGTGCAGAGGCAGGAGAACGGGAGCATCGAGTGGAGCTATGAGCTGCCTGTCACCTGCCAGCTCTCAGT ggggcTGAAGAACCAGCTGATCCCTATTCTGGCCAACATCCTGGAGGTGGATCAGGAGAAATGCTGGGGATTTGACCAGTTTTTTGCAGAATCCAATGACATTTTGCAGAGGATTGTGGTCGATGTCTTCTCCCTCCAGCAGGCTTCCTTGTATCGCATCTACATCCACCCCTACAACAC taCCACCAAGTTTTTAGATGCTGTCTTCAAACAGACAAATATAGTCCCTCACcatcaagaatattttttcGAAGGCCATCTCTACGAGCTGGATCCTAATCTACAAGCTCATAACTTCTGCAGTACCACAGAGCACAACCCTCTGAccctgctgagcactgctgagcaACCAGAAGAGGTGGTGGGGGTGAGATACAGAGACC CGGCGCTCGACTTCCCCAAATTTGTCCCCAAGGTGGACGTGGTGGCCGACTGCAGTGTAGCCAAG AGCGTGGTGGGTGCGGGGCACCAAGCGCTGCGCATCGCCCGAGCCCTGCGGTGCTGCCGGGACCTGCTGGGCAGAGGCCTCCACTGGGTGAT TGGGAACCTGAAGACAGAATGCTCCCGGAttttggagcagaggaggggggccatggcagtgctgggctgcctgcagctcaCCGAGGTGAAGACCCCAGGGCT gtaCGAAGCTGTTCCTGCGGGCAGCAAGGGGCTGGCCCTGAAGGAGGTGGCGATGGTGAAGAGGAGGCTGCAGATG gtcTCCGAGGAGctctcccagtgctcccacGACATTTTTGACTTCCAAGGGGTGCTGGATGGCATTTTGGCCGAACTGGTGAAGCACAGGCAGCAAGTGCATGAAGACAAAAG CATCCGGCAGATCGAGTGCTGCCTGGAGAAGATGCAGCTGATCCACAAGCAGTTCAAGAAAGCCAGGACGTGTCCCC ggctgagctaCAACGAGGAGCAAATCCACAAGCTGGATAA GGTGAATTTAGGACACCTGGCCAGGAAGATTCTGTCGATTTTCCAGGATAAATGTGTCCAGCAGTACCAGAAGGCCCTGGCTCTCCACAGTGGCAGGATGAG GAAAGTTGCAGAGGTTGGGAAGCAGCTGAAGAGGCTCAGCAGCCGCATCAGCGCCTGCAGCCTGGAGATGCAGGAGTGCCAGGACTGCCTGCAGAGT gctctggaCAAGCTTCTGCAGACAGAGAGCCAGAATTtagccccagctcctcccatGCCTTCACCCCTCCATCTGAGCCACGAGATGATTTTTCG GATGCAGAAGGTGGTGGAGCAGATGAGGTCGGTATCCCGGGAGCT
- the IKBKE gene encoding inhibitor of nuclear factor kappa-B kinase subunit epsilon isoform X3 — MVDFGSSLGSVPAQPWPGGRLAAAGQEGSHRVFPSPAAGLEMQSTPNYLWSTEDLLGQGATACVYKARNKKSGELVAVKVFNNASYLRPQEVQMREFEMLRKLNHKNIVKLFAVEEMGSSRQKVLVMEFCSSGSLLNVLEDPANAFGLAESEFLIVLQCVVAGMNHLRENGVVHRDIKPGNIMRLMGEDGQSIYKLTDFGAARELDDDEKFVSVYGTEEYLHPDVYERAVLRKPQQKAYGVTVDLWSIGVTFYHAATGSLPFVPFGGPRRNKEIMYKITTEKPPGAIAGVQRQENGSIEWSYELPVTCQLSVGLKNQLIPILANILEVDQEKCWGFDQFFAESNDILQRIVVDVFSLQQASLYRIYIHPYNTTTKFLDAVFKQTNIVPHHQEYFFEGHLYELDPNLQAHNFCSTTEHNPLTLLSTAEQPEEVVGVRYRDPALDFPKFVPKVDVVADCSVAKSVVGAGHQALRIARALRCCRDLLGRGLHWVIGNLKTECSRILEQRRGAMAVLGCLQLTEVKTPGLYEAVPAGSKGLALKEVAMVKRRLQMVSEELSQCSHDIFDFQGVLDGILAELVKHRQQVHEDKSIRQIECCLEKMQLIHKQFKKARTCPR; from the exons ATGGTGGATTTTGGCAGCTCCTTGGGCTCCGTCCCTGCGCAGCCTTGGCCAGGTGGGAGGTTGGCAGCTGCCGGCCAGGAGGGATCTCATCGGGTTTTCCCATCTCCAG CGGCTGGGCTGGAGATGCAGAGCACCCCAAACTATCTCTGGAGCACCGAGGACCTCTTGGGCCAGGGAGCCACTGCCTGTGTCTACAAAGCTCGCAACAAG aAATCTGGGGAGCTGGTTGCTGTGAAGGTCTTTAATAATGCCAGCTACCTCCGGCCTCAGGAAGTCCAGATGAGAGAGTTTGAGATGCTGAGGAAGCTGAACCACAAGAACATTGTTAAATTATTTGCTGTGGAGGAGATG ggcagcagcagacagaaggTGCTGGTGATGGAGTTCTGCTCCAGTGGCAGTTTGCTCAACGTCCTGGAGGACCCAGCCAATGCTTTTGGCCTGGCTGAGTCTGAGTTCCTCATCGTGCTGCAGTGTGTGG TGGCAGGGATGAACCATCTCCGGGAGAACGGTGTGGTCCACAGGGACATCAAACCTGGGAACATCATGAGGCTGATGGGGGAGGACGGGCAGAGCATCTACAAGCTGACAGATTTTGGGGCTGCCCGGGAGCTGGATGATGACGAAAAGTTTGTGTCCGTCTACGGGACGGAGGAGTATCTT CATCCGGACGTGTACGAGCGCGCAGTGCTGCGGAAGCCCCAGCAGAAGGCGTACGGAGTCACCGTCGACCTCTGGAGCATCGGTGTCACCTTCTACCACGCTGCCACTGGCAGCCTGCCCTTTGTCCCCTTCGGGGGACCTCGCAGGAACAAGGAGATCAT GTACAAAATCACCACTGAGAAGCCTCCTGGGGCCATCGCGGGGGTGCAGAGGCAGGAGAACGGGAGCATCGAGTGGAGCTATGAGCTGCCTGTCACCTGCCAGCTCTCAGT ggggcTGAAGAACCAGCTGATCCCTATTCTGGCCAACATCCTGGAGGTGGATCAGGAGAAATGCTGGGGATTTGACCAGTTTTTTGCAGAATCCAATGACATTTTGCAGAGGATTGTGGTCGATGTCTTCTCCCTCCAGCAGGCTTCCTTGTATCGCATCTACATCCACCCCTACAACAC taCCACCAAGTTTTTAGATGCTGTCTTCAAACAGACAAATATAGTCCCTCACcatcaagaatattttttcGAAGGCCATCTCTACGAGCTGGATCCTAATCTACAAGCTCATAACTTCTGCAGTACCACAGAGCACAACCCTCTGAccctgctgagcactgctgagcaACCAGAAGAGGTGGTGGGGGTGAGATACAGAGACC CGGCGCTCGACTTCCCCAAATTTGTCCCCAAGGTGGACGTGGTGGCCGACTGCAGTGTAGCCAAG AGCGTGGTGGGTGCGGGGCACCAAGCGCTGCGCATCGCCCGAGCCCTGCGGTGCTGCCGGGACCTGCTGGGCAGAGGCCTCCACTGGGTGAT TGGGAACCTGAAGACAGAATGCTCCCGGAttttggagcagaggaggggggccatggcagtgctgggctgcctgcagctcaCCGAGGTGAAGACCCCAGGGCT gtaCGAAGCTGTTCCTGCGGGCAGCAAGGGGCTGGCCCTGAAGGAGGTGGCGATGGTGAAGAGGAGGCTGCAGATG gtcTCCGAGGAGctctcccagtgctcccacGACATTTTTGACTTCCAAGGGGTGCTGGATGGCATTTTGGCCGAACTGGTGAAGCACAGGCAGCAAGTGCATGAAGACAAAAG CATCCGGCAGATCGAGTGCTGCCTGGAGAAGATGCAGCTGATCCACAAGCAGTTCAAGAAAGCCAGGACGTGTCCCC GGTGA